The Streptomyces tendae genome has a window encoding:
- a CDS encoding MerR family transcriptional regulator: protein MPSESQPYVDGRQPDQDRPPVADRLDDDHFPAYTMGRAAELVGATPAFLRALGDARLITPTRSEGGHRRYSRHQLRLAARARELVDQGTPVDAACRIVSLEDQLERAEQMNEDLRRQGADTVHGHR from the coding sequence ATGCCTTCGGAAAGTCAGCCGTACGTCGACGGCCGGCAGCCGGACCAGGACCGGCCCCCCGTCGCCGACCGGCTCGACGACGACCACTTCCCGGCCTACACCATGGGCAGGGCCGCCGAACTGGTCGGAGCCACACCCGCGTTTCTCCGCGCGCTCGGCGACGCGCGGCTGATCACCCCGACACGCTCGGAGGGCGGCCACCGCCGCTACTCGCGCCATCAGCTCAGGCTCGCCGCCCGCGCGCGTGAGCTGGTCGACCAGGGCACCCCGGTCGACGCCGCGTGCCGCATCGTGAGCCTGGAGGACCAGCTGGAACGGGCCGAACAGATGAACGAGGACCTCCGCCGTCAGGGTGCGGACACGGTCCACGGACACCGGTGA
- a CDS encoding cold-shock protein, whose translation MATGTVKWFNSEKGFGFIEQDGGGADVFAHYSNIATSGFRELQEGQKVTFDVTQGQKGPQAENIVPA comes from the coding sequence ATGGCCACCGGTACGGTGAAGTGGTTCAACTCGGAAAAGGGCTTCGGCTTCATCGAGCAGGACGGCGGCGGCGCTGACGTGTTCGCCCACTACTCGAACATCGCCACCTCGGGCTTCCGTGAGCTCCAGGAAGGCCAGAAGGTGACCTTCGACGTCACCCAGGGCCAGAAGGGCCCGCAGGCGGAGAACATCGTTCCCGCCTGA
- a CDS encoding serine hydrolase has product MTDAVARIHAALADAGVTGWLHALDIDSGEQLDAGADQPVCTASVHKLCLLVALHERAARGELDLTEQVETVPGDRTAGPTGVAAMLDAARMSLRDLAYLMMAVSDNAAADLLLSRVGLDAVNTATARLGLTRTLAVHSFGEMLATVRQDAGPDGARALADPRVVSRLRALDPARTNRSTPRDMTRLLGAVWRDEAGLPEHGAAMRRIMGLQVWPHRLASGFPFDDVHVAGKTGSLPTLRNEVGVVEYPDGGRYAVAVFTRTAHTAATLPAADAVIGTAARIAVDALRAKAFRAR; this is encoded by the coding sequence GTGACGGACGCCGTCGCCCGCATCCACGCGGCCCTCGCCGACGCCGGGGTCACCGGCTGGCTGCACGCGCTCGACATCGACTCGGGTGAGCAGCTGGACGCCGGGGCCGACCAGCCGGTGTGCACCGCCAGCGTCCACAAGCTGTGCCTGCTGGTGGCCCTGCACGAGCGGGCGGCGCGGGGCGAGCTGGACCTCACCGAACAGGTGGAGACCGTGCCGGGGGACCGCACGGCGGGGCCCACGGGGGTGGCCGCCATGCTGGACGCGGCCCGGATGTCCCTGCGCGACCTCGCCTATCTGATGATGGCGGTCAGCGACAACGCGGCCGCCGACCTGCTGCTCAGCCGCGTGGGTCTGGACGCCGTGAACACCGCCACGGCACGGCTGGGACTCACCCGGACGCTGGCCGTGCACTCCTTCGGCGAGATGCTCGCCACCGTGAGGCAGGACGCCGGCCCGGACGGCGCCCGGGCGCTCGCCGACCCGCGGGTGGTGAGCCGGCTGCGGGCGCTGGACCCGGCGCGCACCAATCGCAGCACGCCTCGGGACATGACCCGGCTGCTGGGGGCGGTGTGGCGGGACGAGGCCGGCCTGCCGGAGCACGGCGCCGCGATGCGGCGGATCATGGGGCTCCAGGTGTGGCCGCATCGTCTGGCCTCGGGGTTTCCCTTCGACGACGTCCATGTCGCCGGCAAGACGGGCAGCCTGCCGACCCTGCGCAACGAGGTGGGCGTGGTCGAGTACCCGGACGGAGGCCGTTACGCGGTCGCCGTGTTCACCCGGACCGCCCACACCGCGGCCACTCTTCCGGCGGCCGACGCGGTGATCGGCACGGCGGCACGGATCGCGGTGGACGCCCTGCGCGCGAAGGCGTTCCGCGCGCGGTGA
- a CDS encoding LysR family transcriptional regulator has translation MDLVRHLECFVAVAEESHFGRAAARLGIAQPPLSQRIQRLERELGVRLFERTSRQVRITEAGRLLLAEAREVLARTESFRATARRVRDGETGLLRAALPPDLSGETVAALLAGFGDRHAGLELELHELSTAQQLERLAAHDLDVGVVHHPCDVTGLELGPVLRRELGVLLPAGTPAAGSDAVPLPALAGRDLILFPRTAAPALYDDLLTTCARGGFTPAAVRHGQGTSFVRGLVLSSGAVALCPRDAAPPDPANGEADVVWRPLTGGAPALRHSAAWPKGRGDAAVQAFAEAVTHALSTAAGAVPDVPDRPLHLRPASEYWL, from the coding sequence GTGGACCTGGTGCGGCACCTGGAGTGCTTCGTGGCTGTTGCAGAAGAGTCACACTTCGGCCGTGCCGCGGCCCGTCTCGGCATCGCCCAGCCGCCTCTGTCGCAGCGCATCCAGCGCCTGGAACGGGAGCTGGGCGTGCGTCTGTTCGAGCGCACCAGCCGCCAGGTGCGGATCACCGAGGCGGGACGGCTGCTGCTGGCCGAGGCGCGGGAGGTCCTCGCCCGCACCGAGTCGTTCCGTGCCACCGCCCGCCGGGTGCGGGACGGCGAGACGGGACTGCTGCGCGCCGCCCTGCCTCCCGACCTCTCCGGCGAGACCGTCGCCGCGCTGCTGGCCGGCTTCGGCGACCGTCACGCCGGTCTGGAACTGGAGCTGCACGAGCTGTCCACCGCCCAGCAGCTGGAACGGCTCGCGGCCCACGACCTGGACGTCGGCGTCGTGCACCATCCGTGCGACGTGACCGGTCTGGAGCTGGGCCCGGTGCTGCGCCGGGAGCTGGGCGTGCTGCTGCCGGCCGGCACCCCGGCGGCCGGCTCCGACGCGGTCCCGCTGCCCGCACTGGCCGGCCGGGACCTGATCCTCTTCCCCCGTACGGCCGCCCCGGCCCTCTACGACGACCTGCTGACCACCTGCGCCCGGGGCGGTTTCACCCCCGCCGCCGTACGTCACGGCCAGGGCACCAGCTTCGTCCGCGGCCTGGTGCTGTCCTCCGGGGCCGTCGCCCTGTGCCCGCGCGACGCCGCCCCTCCGGACCCCGCAAACGGGGAGGCGGACGTCGTGTGGCGTCCGCTCACCGGCGGGGCCCCGGCGCTGCGGCACTCCGCGGCCTGGCCGAAGGGGCGCGGCGACGCCGCCGTGCAGGCCTTCGCCGAGGCGGTCACGCACGCCCTGAGCACCGCCGCCGGCGCGGTCCCCGACGTGCCGGACCGTCCCCTGCACCTGCGACCGGCATCGGAGTACTGGCTGTGA
- a CDS encoding penicillin-binding transpeptidase domain-containing protein: MHTFPDLPPSGSRRRPRRAVRAVVAVTAVAAVAVGGAWAAGLGPFAGESGPDPDAVAEARAFLADWSAGRLPDAAARTTRPDRAEEVLRSFTAGLDIEKPVLTAGKPEEDEEADEHAVTVPFTARMPVTGLGTWTYAAELPLRERGGEWKVDWRLSVVHPRLSGTEKFRLEREEAEPVRADDRDGRTLSVAEHPSLGPVLGQLGRGRGGGGPRGAVQLVDRVTGDVRRTEAAFGSTDVREDDGPLRTTLDARWQAAAERALKSSGGRNAALVALRVEDGEILAVANSPATGFNRAVSGTYAPGSTWKIVTSSALLLKGAVAPDDVVDCPRYLTVGKRFQNVETSAHPGATFRKAFTESCNTAFIGLRDRLGDGELGDVAKEYFGVGQTWHVGVPSYDGSVPVSRDATEKAASMIGQGRVQANPLIMASVTATAVSGTFHQPVLVAGTEDTTRTRALPPGVVSQLRALLRATVTEGTARALAPLAGEVGGKTGTAEVSDDQENNGWMVAHRDGVAVACVVEEGVTGGGSAGPVLHALLSAAPRS; encoded by the coding sequence ATGCACACATTTCCCGACCTTCCCCCTTCCGGTTCCCGTCGGCGTCCGCGCAGGGCGGTCAGGGCCGTCGTCGCCGTGACGGCGGTGGCCGCGGTCGCCGTGGGCGGCGCCTGGGCGGCCGGCCTCGGCCCCTTCGCGGGCGAGAGCGGACCCGACCCCGACGCGGTGGCCGAGGCGCGCGCGTTCCTCGCCGACTGGTCCGCCGGACGGCTCCCGGACGCCGCCGCCCGCACCACCAGACCCGACCGCGCGGAGGAGGTGCTGCGCAGCTTCACCGCCGGGCTCGACATCGAGAAACCGGTGCTCACGGCCGGGAAGCCCGAGGAGGACGAGGAGGCCGACGAGCACGCCGTCACCGTGCCGTTCACCGCCCGGATGCCCGTCACCGGTCTCGGCACCTGGACCTACGCCGCCGAGCTGCCGCTGCGCGAGCGGGGCGGCGAGTGGAAGGTGGACTGGCGGCTGTCGGTGGTGCACCCGCGGCTCAGCGGGACGGAGAAGTTCCGCCTGGAGCGCGAGGAGGCCGAACCGGTCAGGGCGGACGACCGCGACGGCCGGACGCTGTCCGTGGCCGAACACCCCTCCCTCGGCCCGGTCCTCGGCCAGCTGGGGCGCGGCCGGGGCGGCGGAGGACCACGCGGGGCCGTGCAGCTCGTCGACCGGGTCACCGGGGACGTCCGGCGCACCGAGGCGGCCTTCGGGTCCACCGACGTCCGCGAGGACGACGGCCCCCTGCGCACCACCCTCGACGCCCGCTGGCAGGCGGCCGCCGAACGGGCCCTGAAGAGCTCCGGCGGCAGGAACGCGGCGCTCGTCGCCCTGCGCGTCGAGGACGGCGAGATCCTCGCCGTGGCCAACTCCCCCGCCACCGGCTTCAACCGGGCCGTCTCCGGCACCTACGCCCCCGGCTCCACCTGGAAGATCGTCACCAGCAGCGCTCTGCTGCTGAAGGGCGCGGTCGCACCGGACGACGTCGTGGACTGTCCCCGGTACCTCACCGTCGGCAAACGGTTCCAGAACGTGGAGACCTCCGCCCACCCGGGCGCCACCTTCCGCAAGGCCTTCACCGAGTCCTGCAACACCGCCTTCATCGGCCTGCGCGACAGGCTCGGCGACGGCGAGCTCGGGGACGTCGCGAAGGAGTACTTCGGCGTCGGCCAGACCTGGCACGTGGGTGTCCCCTCCTACGACGGGTCCGTGCCGGTGTCGCGCGACGCCACGGAGAAGGCCGCGTCGATGATCGGCCAGGGCCGGGTGCAGGCCAACCCGCTGATCATGGCGTCGGTCACCGCGACGGCCGTGTCCGGCACCTTCCACCAGCCCGTCCTCGTCGCCGGCACGGAGGACACCACCAGGACGCGGGCGCTGCCGCCCGGGGTCGTGTCCCAGCTCCGGGCGCTTCTGCGGGCCACCGTCACCGAGGGCACCGCCCGCGCCCTGGCACCGCTGGCCGGTGAGGTCGGCGGAAAAACCGGCACCGCCGAGGTCTCCGACGACCAGGAGAACAACGGCTGGATGGTCGCCCACCGCGACGGCGTCGCCGTGGCCTGCGTGGTCGAGGAGGGCGTCACCGGCGGCGGCTCGGCCGGACCGGTGCTCCACGCCCTGCTGTCCGCCGCACCCCGCTCCTGA
- the bla gene encoding class A beta-lactamase, which translates to MTARPSRRALLLTAALAPVAGCATDAPDRAPGRGAPATPDRTTPSPVSPRNLTALEREYGARLGVFAVDTGTGATVVHRADERFALCSTFKTLAAAALLDRRPGARLDERITYGAADLVPYSPVTEKHTGKGMTVRELCDAAVRYSDNTAANLMLRELGGPRALTAYVRGLGDRVTRLDHTEPELNSNPPGDPRDTTTPRAIAADYRALVLGDALPGAGRAQLTDWLVRNTTGDRRIRAGAPRGWTVGDKTGTGEWGRANDAAVLWPGNGRSPMVLSVLTERPDRDAAASDELVAEAARRVLDVLA; encoded by the coding sequence GTGACCGCACGCCCCTCCCGCCGCGCCCTGCTGCTGACCGCCGCCCTCGCCCCCGTCGCGGGCTGTGCCACCGACGCCCCGGACCGCGCACCGGGCCGCGGCGCCCCCGCGACCCCGGACCGCACCACCCCGTCACCGGTCAGCCCCCGCAACCTCACCGCCCTGGAGCGCGAGTACGGCGCCCGGCTCGGGGTGTTCGCCGTCGACACCGGCACCGGCGCCACCGTCGTCCACCGGGCCGACGAACGCTTCGCGCTCTGCTCCACCTTCAAGACCCTCGCCGCCGCCGCGCTCCTGGACCGCCGGCCCGGGGCGCGCCTGGACGAACGGATCACCTACGGCGCGGCCGACCTGGTGCCGTACTCCCCGGTCACCGAGAAGCACACGGGCAAGGGCATGACCGTACGGGAGCTGTGCGACGCGGCGGTGCGGTACAGCGACAACACGGCCGCCAACCTGATGCTGCGCGAGCTCGGCGGACCGCGCGCCCTGACCGCCTACGTCCGCGGGCTCGGCGACCGGGTGACCCGGCTGGACCACACCGAGCCCGAGCTGAACAGCAACCCGCCCGGCGACCCGCGCGACACCACCACGCCGCGGGCGATCGCCGCCGACTACCGCGCCCTGGTCCTCGGCGACGCCCTGCCGGGCGCCGGGCGCGCCCAGCTCACCGACTGGCTGGTACGCAACACCACCGGCGACCGGCGCATCCGGGCCGGCGCGCCCCGGGGCTGGACGGTGGGGGACAAGACCGGCACCGGCGAGTGGGGCCGGGCCAACGACGCGGCCGTGCTGTGGCCCGGGAACGGCCGCTCCCCCATGGTGCTGTCCGTCCTCACCGAACGCCCCGACCGCGACGCCGCCGCCAGCGACGAGCTGGTGGCGGAGGCGGCACGGCGGGTGCTGGACGTCCTGGCGTGA
- a CDS encoding SCO2400 family protein produces MDYCSTCRRHLNGALVCPGCGAYAPDIAPGVVGGDRVPGAAATTSGPATGAGDGDGDGDGDERRADAGWFTSPARSIDPVPLTASARPAAERPTAPERSADAERPAGSGPVDGSPRTVPSSSGTGRAARRRQLARWRKTQRRALVATAVALVGGGITLASTDRGGGERAQAATAPDLRGMGGTTGTTDDGPPPGRSPDRTTAPRRPTTAAARSVPGPRRPPPPPRRAPTPTAPPPPKSPPGTGPRHRGPSPARAPVRRRARAPAAERRPARAAPARPPAHLTPPSADDGERGGSGDAGDGGSGATQPAPGTPPPSAEPEDPRLCLLLLCIG; encoded by the coding sequence ATGGACTACTGCTCCACGTGTCGCCGGCACCTCAACGGCGCCCTGGTCTGCCCGGGTTGCGGCGCCTACGCCCCCGACATCGCGCCCGGCGTGGTGGGCGGTGACCGCGTCCCGGGAGCGGCGGCGACGACGTCCGGCCCGGCCACCGGTGCCGGTGACGGTGACGGTGACGGTGACGGTGACGAACGGCGGGCGGACGCCGGATGGTTCACCTCACCGGCACGCTCCATCGACCCTGTCCCCCTGACCGCGTCCGCACGGCCCGCCGCCGAACGGCCGACCGCTCCCGAACGGTCCGCCGACGCCGAACGGCCCGCCGGGTCCGGCCCCGTGGACGGCTCACCGCGCACCGTCCCCTCGAGTTCCGGTACCGGACGGGCGGCACGACGGCGGCAGCTGGCCCGGTGGCGGAAGACGCAGCGGCGCGCCCTGGTCGCCACGGCCGTGGCGCTCGTCGGCGGCGGCATCACCCTCGCCTCGACGGACCGGGGCGGCGGTGAGCGCGCCCAGGCCGCCACCGCGCCCGACCTGCGCGGCATGGGCGGGACCACGGGCACCACGGACGACGGCCCACCGCCCGGCCGCTCCCCGGACCGTACGACCGCTCCCCGGCGGCCGACGACCGCCGCGGCCCGGTCCGTACCGGGTCCGCGCCGGCCACCACCGCCCCCGCGTCGCGCACCCACACCGACCGCACCGCCGCCACCGAAGTCCCCACCGGGGACCGGTCCGAGGCACCGGGGTCCGTCTCCCGCTCGGGCTCCCGTACGGAGACGAGCCAGGGCACCGGCCGCGGAGCGACGTCCGGCACGGGCGGCTCCGGCACGACCACCCGCCCACCTCACCCCGCCGTCCGCCGACGACGGGGAGCGGGGCGGGAGCGGCGACGCGGGCGACGGCGGCAGCGGCGCCACGCAGCCCGCGCCCGGCACGCCCCCGCCGTCCGCCGAGCCGGAGGACCCCCGGCTCTGCCTGCTGCTGCTCTGCATCGGCTGA
- a CDS encoding sugar ABC transporter substrate-binding protein, whose product MKTRTTAPAAARRYALALTASLSALSLTACGVLGASGDHGADARAKDYDITVGLLLPDRDTARFEKFDYPLIKERIASETDRKGKVVYANAGGSQEKQSEQFRKMVTDQVDVILVDAVDARAVAPDVRRAKEAGIPVIAYDRLAEGPIDAYVSHDNELVGQVQGRALVNALGEKAETSKVVMMHGEPADPNTKLFKKGAMGELDGKVDIAASFDTKKWLPEVAAANMRKAIKKVGAGNVAAVYSANDGMAGAVIQELQEAGVTELPPVTGQDADLAAVRRIVDGTQYMSVYKSFLLEATGAADMAVAKVQERAIQFDALARDVIDSGSQKDIPAMLVPVVALTPENIEDTVIADGVYTVREICTPDHEDDCARIGLTP is encoded by the coding sequence TTGAAGACCCGTACCACCGCCCCGGCCGCCGCACGCCGTTACGCTCTCGCGCTGACCGCGTCGCTGTCGGCACTCTCCCTCACCGCATGCGGCGTCCTCGGCGCGAGCGGTGACCACGGCGCGGACGCGCGCGCCAAGGACTACGACATCACCGTGGGCCTGCTGCTGCCCGACCGGGACACGGCGCGCTTCGAAAAGTTCGACTACCCGCTCATCAAGGAGCGGATCGCCTCGGAGACCGACCGGAAGGGCAAGGTGGTCTACGCCAACGCCGGGGGCAGCCAGGAGAAACAGAGCGAGCAGTTCCGGAAGATGGTCACCGACCAGGTCGACGTGATCCTCGTGGACGCGGTCGACGCGCGGGCCGTCGCGCCCGACGTGCGCCGGGCCAAGGAGGCGGGGATACCCGTCATCGCCTACGACCGGCTCGCCGAGGGCCCGATCGACGCCTACGTCTCGCACGACAACGAACTCGTCGGCCAGGTGCAGGGCCGCGCCCTCGTCAACGCGCTCGGCGAGAAGGCCGAGACCAGCAAGGTCGTCATGATGCACGGCGAGCCCGCCGACCCGAACACGAAGCTGTTCAAGAAGGGCGCGATGGGCGAGCTGGACGGCAAGGTGGACATCGCCGCGTCGTTCGACACGAAGAAATGGCTGCCCGAGGTCGCGGCGGCCAACATGCGCAAGGCGATCAAGAAGGTCGGCGCCGGCAACGTCGCCGCCGTCTACTCGGCGAACGACGGCATGGCCGGTGCGGTCATCCAGGAGCTTCAGGAGGCGGGCGTCACCGAGCTGCCGCCGGTGACCGGGCAGGACGCGGACCTCGCGGCGGTGCGGCGGATCGTCGACGGCACGCAGTACATGAGCGTGTACAAGTCCTTCCTGCTGGAGGCGACCGGGGCGGCCGACATGGCCGTCGCCAAGGTGCAGGAGCGGGCGATCCAGTTCGACGCCCTGGCCCGCGACGTGATCGACAGCGGGTCGCAGAAGGACATCCCCGCGATGCTGGTCCCGGTGGTCGCCCTCACCCCGGAGAACATCGAGGACACGGTGATCGCCGACGGCGTCTACACCGTCCGGGAGATCTGCACCCCGGATCACGAGGACGACTGCGCGAGGATCGGTCTCACCCCATGA
- a CDS encoding DUF4287 domain-containing protein, which produces MSAQVKGPASYFPSIEKKYGRPVAEWKDLIRSSPLTRHMELVTWLKTEHGLGHGHANALVAHTLAEGTAPRA; this is translated from the coding sequence ATGAGCGCACAGGTGAAGGGCCCCGCCAGCTATTTCCCCTCGATCGAGAAGAAGTACGGCCGCCCCGTCGCCGAGTGGAAGGACCTCATCCGCTCGTCACCGCTGACCCGCCACATGGAGCTCGTCACCTGGCTCAAGACCGAGCACGGGCTGGGACACGGTCACGCCAACGCCCTCGTCGCCCACACCCTCGCCGAGGGGACCGCCCCCCGGGCCTAG
- a CDS encoding RNA polymerase sigma-70 factor, with translation MAPRTSDVNRFLAAKPRLEAIAYRLLGSASEAEDLVQETYLRWQDADPDRIEVPEAWLTKVLTNLCLNQLTSARARRETYVGQWLPEPLLAGDPMLGPADTAEQRESVSYAMLVLLERLSPDERAVYVLREAFGYPHKEIAEILDVSEAASQQILHRARKHVAAGRARREIDETAARRIVDEFIAAATSGRTEPLVALLTQDVVAVGDGGGKVPARAKGFAGVKAVATFLRGMFTPGRAKREVVGGSPAMYAATANGEPAVVAVLDGRVIGVMCLEVTNDGIVAVRSQVNPDKLERVTERWAAADHGEPVLRDVY, from the coding sequence ATGGCCCCGCGTACGAGCGACGTGAACCGTTTCCTGGCTGCCAAGCCCCGGCTGGAGGCCATCGCCTACCGGCTGCTCGGCTCGGCGAGCGAGGCGGAGGATCTGGTGCAGGAGACGTATCTGCGCTGGCAGGACGCCGACCCCGACCGGATCGAGGTGCCCGAGGCGTGGCTGACGAAGGTGCTCACCAACCTCTGTCTCAACCAGCTGACCTCGGCCCGCGCCCGGCGCGAGACGTACGTGGGGCAGTGGCTGCCGGAGCCGCTGCTCGCCGGTGACCCCATGCTCGGACCCGCCGACACCGCCGAACAGCGGGAGTCGGTGTCGTACGCGATGCTCGTGCTGCTGGAGCGGCTCTCGCCGGACGAGCGGGCGGTGTACGTGCTGCGGGAGGCGTTCGGCTACCCGCACAAGGAGATCGCCGAGATCCTCGACGTCAGCGAGGCCGCCAGCCAGCAGATCCTGCACCGGGCCAGGAAGCACGTGGCCGCGGGCAGGGCGCGCCGGGAGATCGACGAGACGGCCGCGCGGCGGATCGTCGACGAGTTCATCGCGGCCGCCACCAGCGGGCGGACCGAGCCGCTGGTCGCGCTGCTCACGCAGGACGTCGTCGCGGTCGGCGACGGCGGCGGGAAGGTTCCGGCCCGTGCCAAGGGGTTCGCCGGCGTCAAGGCGGTGGCCACCTTCCTGCGCGGCATGTTCACCCCGGGCAGGGCCAAGCGCGAGGTGGTGGGCGGGTCGCCCGCGATGTACGCGGCGACCGCGAACGGCGAACCGGCGGTCGTGGCGGTGCTCGACGGCCGGGTCATCGGCGTGATGTGCCTGGAGGTCACCAACGACGGCATCGTCGCCGTCCGCAGCCAGGTCAACCCCGACAAGCTGGAGCGCGTGACGGAGCGCTGGGCCGCCGCCGACCACGGGGAGCCGGTGCTGCGGGACGTCTACTGA
- a CDS encoding NAD(P)/FAD-dependent oxidoreductase yields the protein MQHRIIVLGAGYAGASAAGRLARRLHRDDVSLTLVNAEPDFVERVRNHELATGRTLPHRPLADVLGGTEVELKVATVTAVDVDRKAVAVTGADGAEELTYDTLVYALGSGWNDQGVPGAAEHAYEIAGRAGALKVRERLAGLGAGASVVVVGGGLTGLEAATEIAESRPDLEVTLAARAGLGDWLSPKGARYVREVFGRLGITARENADVTAVEDGRVVTADGTVLPSALTVWTAGFAVHPIVKATALEAGDDGRIVVDDTMRSVSHPDVYAVGDVALVRGPGDKPLRMSCATGTPTAWQAADAIAARLTGGKLPHVPLRYFNQCVSLGRKDGLIQYVTADDRAVNAALTGRLAAFYKELICKGAAWGVAHPTLGMPTRRRRLPRPETAPSAPAAEPAPETAA from the coding sequence ATGCAGCACCGCATCATCGTCCTCGGAGCCGGATACGCCGGAGCCTCCGCCGCCGGGCGTCTGGCCAGGCGGCTGCACCGTGACGACGTCTCCCTCACCCTCGTCAACGCCGAGCCCGACTTCGTGGAGCGCGTCCGCAACCACGAGCTGGCCACCGGGCGCACCCTCCCCCACCGGCCGCTGGCCGACGTGCTCGGCGGGACCGAGGTGGAACTGAAGGTCGCGACGGTCACCGCCGTCGACGTCGACCGCAAGGCCGTCGCCGTCACCGGTGCCGACGGCGCGGAGGAGCTGACGTACGACACCCTCGTGTACGCCCTGGGCAGCGGCTGGAACGACCAGGGTGTGCCCGGCGCCGCCGAGCACGCGTACGAGATCGCCGGCCGGGCCGGCGCGCTGAAGGTGCGCGAGCGCCTCGCCGGGCTGGGCGCGGGCGCGTCCGTGGTCGTGGTCGGCGGAGGTCTCACCGGTCTGGAGGCGGCTACCGAGATCGCCGAGTCCCGTCCGGACCTGGAGGTCACCCTCGCCGCCCGGGCCGGCCTCGGGGACTGGCTGTCGCCGAAGGGCGCCCGGTACGTACGGGAGGTCTTCGGCCGGCTCGGCATCACCGCGCGGGAGAACGCGGACGTCACGGCCGTCGAGGACGGCCGGGTCGTCACCGCCGACGGGACGGTCCTGCCGTCCGCGCTCACCGTGTGGACCGCCGGGTTCGCCGTCCACCCGATCGTGAAGGCCACCGCGCTGGAAGCCGGCGACGACGGCCGGATCGTGGTCGACGACACCATGCGCTCGGTCTCGCACCCGGACGTGTACGCCGTCGGCGACGTGGCCCTGGTGCGAGGTCCCGGCGACAAGCCGCTGCGGATGTCGTGCGCGACCGGCACGCCCACCGCGTGGCAGGCCGCCGACGCGATCGCCGCGCGGCTGACCGGCGGGAAGCTGCCCCACGTACCGCTGCGCTACTTCAACCAGTGCGTCTCGCTGGGGCGCAAGGACGGACTCATCCAGTACGTCACCGCCGACGACCGCGCGGTGAACGCCGCCCTGACCGGACGGCTCGCGGCGTTCTACAAGGAGCTGATCTGCAAGGGCGCGGCGTGGGGTGTGGCCCACCCGACCCTCGGCATGCCGACCCGCCGCCGCCGTCTGCCGCGCCCGGAGACCGCGCCGTCCGCCCCGGCCGCGGAGCCGGCCCCGGAAACGGCGGCCTGA